From one Rhizobium leguminosarum genomic stretch:
- a CDS encoding TfuA-like protein codes for MKVLFVGPSLGSDLAAARAMSPRIDFRPPAACGDILKAVHDGATAIGLVDGYFGDLPSVWHKEILFALERDVAVAGGASMGALRAAECAPFGMVGLGSIFEDYEAGRLLDDEAVALVHAPQALGWLPLSVPWVDFEPTIDALLAGGEISSGERKKLLLAGRFLHFSERTYAKVVDECHFRKPRRDQILAAVRQNRVERKRSDARLVLDWLRRDEFLPINRDWRFAATSHWELLHAEITRNAVPVTLE; via the coding sequence ATGAAGGTGCTGTTCGTCGGCCCCAGCCTTGGCAGCGATCTCGCCGCTGCGAGAGCCATGTCCCCTCGCATCGATTTCCGGCCGCCGGCCGCCTGCGGCGATATCCTCAAGGCCGTTCACGACGGCGCCACCGCGATCGGCCTCGTCGACGGTTATTTCGGCGATCTGCCCTCGGTCTGGCACAAGGAAATTCTGTTCGCGCTCGAACGTGATGTCGCCGTTGCCGGCGGCGCCAGCATGGGCGCGTTGCGGGCGGCCGAATGCGCGCCCTTCGGCATGGTCGGGCTTGGCTCGATCTTCGAAGATTACGAGGCCGGGCGGCTGCTCGACGACGAAGCCGTCGCGCTGGTGCACGCACCCCAGGCGCTCGGCTGGCTGCCGCTCTCCGTGCCCTGGGTCGATTTCGAGCCGACGATCGATGCGCTTCTTGCCGGCGGCGAGATCTCGTCGGGCGAGCGCAAGAAACTGCTGCTTGCCGGCCGTTTCCTGCATTTTTCCGAACGCACCTATGCCAAGGTCGTCGACGAGTGCCATTTCCGCAAGCCGCGCCGTGACCAGATCCTCGCCGCTGTCCGCCAGAATCGCGTCGAGCGCAAGCGTAGCGACGCCCGGTTGGTGCTGGATTGGCTGCGCCGGGACGAATTCCTGCCCATCAACCGTGACTGGCGCTTTGCCGCGACCTCGCATTGGGAGCTGCTGCACGCCGAAATCACGCGCAATGCGGTTCCTGTAACGCTTGAATAA
- a CDS encoding BTAD domain-containing putative transcriptional regulator, translated as MQRTSGQMSTNRLCLLGRPRLLAAGRELSLPEKSYFLLAMLAAEANLELDRETVRRQLWQSELPEKRAGSLRQLLSRIEQSIPADLPPLLAATRTHIGLADGWEVDVHLLKQKAPLAPEHSDMLNGELLEGAKSPTQGAEDWLTFERQRIDELRSAHLTRLIETSEDRSDDEQVALAKRLLELDPASETAYRALMRTYVRMNDPAAARQAYLKCKSQLKDDFDTEPEESTTALARELGLIPAAQAAVPERPSAPGMFADLLGQPRIIILPPESIFTDPLMERVGRALLEDVTIGLSQQRGFKVIAAHTSLEILSRSIDPARAVPGPLDLSFDYAVYVTIQGRDEDVFATCRLTRTTTSEVIWALELPLVMQKISESFAHLTRRIVSSLADTIERHELAMPIGEAPASAYRLYLEGKRLIAHTDLQHLRQARKWFKSSLNRYEHFSAAHAGVSRALGMEWLIRGMRDKELLDEANSAARLAQQSDPNSGRAYRELGFVALYRRRFDESLEYFQQAQDLNPNDADILADFADALSHDGDFDRALELSRAAFKLNPLPPDYYYWNLGGIHFMREEYEKAIDALEPVKTKQATARLLAASHAMAGDKGKAENYARTVLENFPDFRSEDIRHFVPDRDPAFTEPLIKGLQLAGLP; from the coding sequence ATGCAACGGACATCCGGACAGATGTCGACGAACAGGCTGTGCCTGCTCGGAAGACCGAGGCTGCTGGCAGCGGGGAGGGAACTCTCCTTGCCGGAGAAGTCCTATTTTCTCCTCGCCATGCTCGCCGCCGAAGCCAATCTCGAACTCGACCGCGAAACCGTCAGGCGACAGCTATGGCAATCGGAACTGCCGGAAAAGCGTGCCGGCAGCCTGCGCCAGCTGCTGTCGCGTATCGAGCAGAGCATTCCCGCCGACCTTCCGCCGCTGCTTGCCGCGACCCGAACCCATATCGGGCTTGCGGACGGCTGGGAGGTCGACGTTCATCTCCTGAAGCAGAAAGCGCCGCTCGCCCCCGAACACAGCGATATGCTGAACGGCGAATTGCTGGAAGGCGCGAAATCGCCGACGCAGGGCGCCGAGGACTGGCTGACCTTTGAGCGCCAGCGTATAGACGAATTGCGCTCCGCCCATCTCACCCGGCTGATCGAGACGTCAGAAGACAGGTCGGATGACGAGCAGGTCGCACTTGCCAAGCGCCTGCTGGAACTCGATCCTGCCAGTGAGACGGCCTATCGCGCCTTGATGCGCACCTATGTCAGGATGAACGATCCGGCTGCGGCCCGTCAGGCCTATCTGAAGTGCAAGAGCCAGCTGAAGGACGACTTCGACACCGAGCCGGAGGAAAGCACCACAGCGCTCGCCCGCGAACTCGGCCTGATCCCGGCAGCACAAGCGGCAGTGCCAGAGCGCCCATCGGCGCCGGGAATGTTTGCCGATCTGCTTGGCCAGCCGCGCATCATCATCCTGCCGCCTGAAAGCATCTTCACCGATCCGCTGATGGAGCGCGTCGGCAGGGCGCTTCTCGAAGACGTCACCATCGGCCTCAGCCAGCAGCGCGGCTTCAAGGTGATTGCGGCGCACACGAGCCTGGAGATCCTCAGCCGCTCGATTGATCCGGCGCGTGCCGTGCCCGGCCCGCTCGACCTCAGCTTCGACTATGCGGTCTACGTCACCATTCAGGGCCGCGACGAGGATGTCTTTGCGACTTGCCGGCTGACCCGGACGACGACGTCGGAGGTGATCTGGGCGCTGGAACTGCCGCTGGTCATGCAGAAGATCAGCGAGTCCTTCGCCCATCTGACGCGGCGGATCGTCTCCTCGCTCGCCGACACGATCGAGCGCCACGAATTGGCGATGCCGATTGGCGAGGCGCCGGCCTCTGCCTATCGTCTCTATCTCGAAGGCAAGCGGCTGATCGCCCATACCGACCTGCAGCATCTGCGCCAGGCGCGCAAATGGTTCAAATCCTCGCTCAATCGTTATGAGCATTTCTCGGCCGCCCATGCCGGCGTGTCACGCGCGCTCGGCATGGAATGGCTGATCCGCGGCATGCGCGACAAGGAACTGCTCGATGAGGCGAACAGTGCTGCCCGGCTTGCGCAGCAGTCCGACCCGAACAGCGGCCGGGCCTACCGCGAGCTTGGCTTTGTGGCGCTTTATCGCCGCCGCTTCGACGAAAGCCTGGAATATTTCCAGCAGGCCCAGGATCTCAATCCCAACGATGCCGACATCCTCGCCGACTTCGCCGACGCGCTTTCCCATGACGGCGATTTCGACCGGGCGCTGGAGCTCAGCCGCGCGGCCTTCAAGCTCAATCCACTGCCGCCGGATTATTATTACTGGAACCTCGGCGGCATCCACTTCATGCGCGAAGAGTATGAAAAAGCGATCGACGCACTGGAACCGGTGAAAACCAAACAGGCGACGGCGAGACTGCTTGCCGCCTCGCATGCGATGGCGGGCGACAAGGGCAAGGCCGAGAACTATGCCCGGACGGTGCTGGAAAACTTCCCCGATTTTCGCAGCGAGGACATCCGTCATTTCGTCCCCGATCGCGACCCCGCCTTCACCGAACCGCTGATAAAGGGCCTGCAACTCGCCGGTCTTCCCTGA
- a CDS encoding amidohydrolase family protein translates to MLIDTHLHIIDRSALPYPWLSQVPDLDHDFLYETYATEARRCGITTALHMEVDVDPAAMQGETDHIAGIAGKAGSLIAGAIVSCRPEEVGFAAYLERQKTDPFVKGFRRVLHVVPDDVSEGALFRENIRRIGGSGLTFDLCTLPHQVGRVTALVDLASDVQFVLDHCGVPDIRSDAFETWKAGLSEIARRPNVVCKVSGVVAYADARTWTAQTLRPYIEHVIASFGWDRVVWGSDWPVCTLGGGLSTWVAATHAVLSGSSETERSKLLFANAQRLWSL, encoded by the coding sequence GTGCTCATCGACACCCATCTGCACATCATCGATCGCTCAGCACTGCCTTATCCCTGGCTTTCCCAGGTGCCGGATCTCGATCATGATTTTCTCTATGAGACCTATGCGACCGAGGCGCGGCGTTGCGGCATCACCACGGCGCTGCACATGGAGGTCGACGTCGATCCTGCCGCCATGCAGGGCGAGACCGACCACATCGCCGGCATCGCGGGGAAGGCAGGTAGCCTGATTGCCGGCGCCATCGTTTCCTGCCGGCCGGAGGAAGTAGGTTTTGCCGCCTATCTCGAGCGGCAAAAGACAGATCCCTTCGTCAAGGGGTTCCGCCGCGTACTGCATGTCGTGCCCGACGACGTGTCGGAAGGCGCCCTGTTTCGCGAAAACATCCGGCGCATCGGCGGCAGCGGCCTGACCTTCGACCTATGCACATTGCCGCACCAGGTAGGCCGCGTGACCGCCCTCGTCGATCTCGCCTCGGATGTGCAGTTCGTGCTCGACCACTGCGGCGTGCCCGATATCCGCTCCGATGCCTTCGAGACATGGAAGGCCGGCCTATCGGAGATTGCCCGGCGGCCGAACGTCGTCTGCAAGGTCTCCGGCGTCGTGGCCTATGCCGATGCCAGGACATGGACGGCGCAAACGCTGCGGCCCTATATCGAACATGTGATTGCAAGCTTCGGCTGGGATCGTGTCGTCTGGGGCAGCGACTGGCCGGTCTGCACGCTCGGCGGCGGCCTGTCTACCTGGGTCGCGGCGACCCATGCCGTACTTTCCGGCAGCAGCGAGACGGAGCGGTCCAAGCTGCTTTTCGCCAACGCACAGCGTCTCTGGTCGCTTTGA
- a CDS encoding IclR family transcriptional regulator yields the protein METDESDRYRAPALDKGLDILELLASVDSGLTQAEIAKRLDRSPNEFYRMLDRLVRRGYVTRLDGDRYSLTLKLFGLAQLHTPVRRLASYATPLMRDLAQRTRQANHLAVFDRGAAVVIAQQEAPDYWGFSIRIGAHISLFDTGSGHVLLAFRSEEEREMMISEHVRSRADMELGADFYDRLDQIRERGYEMMASAQTSGVYNLSAPVLGPDGRCIAALTCPFIALVNAPTAPDITQAIMQVQKTANQLSLLAGADVANPA from the coding sequence ATGGAGACCGACGAGTCAGACCGCTACCGCGCTCCTGCGCTCGACAAGGGCCTCGATATCCTGGAATTGCTCGCCAGCGTCGACAGTGGTCTCACTCAGGCGGAAATCGCCAAGCGGCTCGACCGCAGCCCCAACGAATTCTACCGCATGCTCGACCGCCTGGTGCGCCGCGGTTACGTCACTCGGCTGGATGGCGACCGTTATTCGCTGACGCTGAAGCTCTTCGGTCTGGCGCAACTGCACACGCCGGTGCGCCGGCTTGCCTCCTACGCCACGCCGCTGATGCGTGATCTCGCCCAGCGCACGCGCCAGGCCAATCACCTTGCCGTCTTCGATCGCGGCGCGGCCGTTGTCATTGCCCAGCAGGAGGCGCCGGACTACTGGGGATTCTCGATCCGCATCGGCGCCCATATCAGCCTGTTCGACACCGGTTCGGGGCATGTGCTGCTCGCCTTCCGCAGCGAGGAGGAGCGGGAGATGATGATCTCGGAACATGTGCGCAGCCGCGCCGACATGGAACTCGGCGCTGATTTCTACGATCGTCTCGATCAGATCCGCGAGCGCGGTTACGAGATGATGGCGAGCGCCCAGACATCAGGCGTCTACAATCTCTCCGCGCCCGTTCTCGGACCGGATGGGCGCTGCATCGCAGCCCTCACCTGCCCCTTCATCGCGCTTGTCAATGCGCCCACGGCTCCCGATATCACCCAGGCGATCATGCAGGTGCAAAAGACCGCCAACCAGCTTTCGCTGCTTGCCGGCGCCGACGTCGCAAACCCCGCCTGA
- a CDS encoding helix-turn-helix domain-containing protein codes for MKEEPHSVDIHVGKTIRIQRLLRKVSQTELGDRVGVTFQQIQKYEKGSNRVSASMLVEIAGALKVDVRTFFDDLSTPDTANDNPAPSEEFIISREGVLLNAAFFSIKNEALRKKILKLVQAIAHTEQMDGEAAE; via the coding sequence ATGAAAGAAGAACCGCATTCCGTCGATATTCACGTCGGAAAGACCATCCGTATCCAGCGTCTGCTGAGGAAAGTTTCTCAGACGGAACTGGGCGATCGGGTTGGTGTAACGTTTCAGCAGATCCAGAAATACGAAAAGGGTTCCAATCGCGTTTCCGCCAGCATGCTGGTTGAAATCGCCGGCGCTCTGAAGGTCGATGTCAGGACGTTTTTCGACGATCTGTCGACCCCCGATACCGCCAATGATAACCCGGCTCCCAGCGAGGAATTCATTATCTCGCGCGAAGGTGTGCTTCTCAATGCGGCGTTCTTTTCGATCAAGAACGAAGCGCTTCGCAAGAAGATCCTGAAGCTCGTCCAGGCGATTGCCCACACCGAGCAAATGGACGGCGAAGCGGCCGAATAG
- a CDS encoding SDR family oxidoreductase, whose protein sequence is MTNRLSGKTVLITAAGQGIGRATAAAFAAIGAKVHATDINTEALATLAAETGVSTHQLNVLDEDAVKALVAEIGAVDVLFNCAGFVHAGSILEMKDSDFEFALDLNVKAMIRTIRAVLPGMRERKDGSIINMASVASSIKGVPNRFAYGVTKAAVIGLTKSVAADYVAEGIRCNAICPGTVESPSLQDRMRAQGDYDAARAAFIARQPMGRLGSPEEIADLAVYLAGATYTSGQAIAIDGGWTI, encoded by the coding sequence ATGACAAACAGACTTTCCGGCAAGACCGTCCTCATCACCGCCGCCGGCCAGGGCATCGGCCGGGCGACGGCGGCAGCCTTTGCCGCGATCGGCGCCAAGGTCCACGCGACCGACATCAATACCGAGGCGCTGGCGACGTTAGCTGCGGAAACCGGGGTTTCCACCCATCAGTTGAACGTGCTCGATGAGGATGCGGTCAAGGCTCTTGTCGCCGAGATCGGCGCGGTCGACGTGCTGTTCAACTGCGCCGGCTTCGTTCATGCCGGCTCGATCCTCGAGATGAAGGATTCCGATTTCGAATTTGCGCTCGACCTCAACGTCAAGGCAATGATCCGCACCATCCGTGCCGTGCTGCCCGGCATGCGCGAGCGCAAGGACGGTTCGATCATCAACATGGCCTCCGTCGCCTCCAGCATCAAGGGCGTCCCGAACCGCTTTGCCTATGGCGTCACCAAGGCGGCGGTCATCGGGCTTACCAAATCCGTTGCCGCCGATTATGTCGCCGAGGGCATCCGCTGCAACGCCATCTGCCCCGGCACGGTGGAAAGCCCGTCGCTGCAGGACCGCATGCGCGCCCAGGGCGACTATGACGCAGCCCGCGCCGCCTTCATCGCCCGCCAGCCGATGGGCCGGCTCGGCTCGCCTGAGGAAATCGCCGATCTCGCCGTCTATCTCGCCGGCGCCACCTACACATCAGGCCAGGCAATCGCCATCGACGGCGGCTGGACGATCTGA
- a CDS encoding YcaO-like family protein, giving the protein MSAFADLEQFQQKCEAVLRPELRENKKIEHFRDSKKNGNALETLAGDLKRSSAGVSDYHDRAVTPAQTLAAIRPHLREFGITRVGLLTALDVLNIPVAFATRPNSHTLSVFQGKGIDNDAAMTSAAMEAIETRIAEIPPADVTLATIASMRAEHATMIDLDNVARCAPDEIGNGLIPWCSGLDILSGSSVFVPWWLVGLDHRGERPPGFEQSSDGLASGNTPSEAVLHGLCELVERDAWALTQLKSPQRLKESRIDPASFGDAVIDIMTDRITRAGMRLLLLDMTTDIGIPAFLAVIMPGNLSDRVDARWAHVCGGCGCHPDPVRAALRAITEAAQSRLTAIAGSRDDFSPRIYQRLDQSAAMQQVVELCVGDGRMRAFQAHHCRAATIQETIGQIAERLAATGIEQIVVVPFAHRTLPVSVVRVIVPGLEVDISGQYIQLGMRAVNTMRGAQS; this is encoded by the coding sequence ATGTCCGCTTTCGCCGATCTAGAGCAATTCCAGCAAAAGTGTGAAGCGGTCTTGCGTCCGGAATTGCGTGAAAACAAAAAGATAGAGCATTTTCGTGATTCGAAGAAAAACGGAAATGCTCTTGAAACGCTTGCCGGTGACCTCAAACGATCATCGGCCGGCGTCAGCGATTATCATGACCGCGCCGTCACGCCTGCTCAGACACTTGCAGCCATCAGGCCGCATCTGCGCGAATTCGGCATCACGCGCGTCGGCCTGCTGACCGCTCTCGACGTCTTGAACATCCCGGTCGCCTTCGCGACGCGGCCCAATAGCCATACGCTCTCGGTCTTCCAGGGCAAGGGTATCGATAATGATGCCGCCATGACCTCGGCCGCCATGGAAGCGATCGAGACGCGGATCGCCGAAATCCCACCCGCCGATGTGACGCTGGCGACGATCGCGAGCATGCGGGCGGAGCATGCCACCATGATCGATCTCGACAATGTCGCCCGTTGCGCGCCAGACGAGATCGGCAACGGTCTCATTCCCTGGTGCTCCGGGCTCGACATCCTTTCCGGCAGCAGCGTCTTCGTGCCCTGGTGGCTCGTCGGCCTCGACCATCGCGGCGAAAGGCCGCCGGGCTTCGAGCAGTCGAGCGATGGGCTCGCCTCCGGCAACACACCGTCCGAAGCGGTCCTGCATGGGCTTTGCGAGCTGGTGGAGCGTGACGCCTGGGCCCTGACCCAGCTGAAATCGCCGCAGCGGTTGAAGGAAAGCCGCATCGACCCCGCCTCCTTCGGCGATGCGGTCATCGACATCATGACCGATCGGATCACCCGCGCCGGCATGCGGCTGCTGCTGCTCGACATGACCACGGATATCGGCATTCCCGCCTTTCTGGCCGTCATCATGCCCGGCAATCTTTCCGACCGTGTCGACGCGCGCTGGGCCCATGTCTGCGGCGGCTGCGGCTGCCATCCCGACCCCGTGCGCGCGGCGCTGCGCGCCATCACCGAAGCGGCGCAGAGCCGGCTGACCGCGATTGCCGGCAGCCGCGACGATTTCTCGCCGCGCATCTATCAGCGGCTCGATCAGAGTGCGGCGATGCAGCAGGTGGTCGAGCTCTGCGTGGGCGACGGCCGGATGCGCGCGTTCCAGGCCCATCATTGCCGCGCTGCGACGATCCAGGAAACCATCGGCCAGATTGCCGAGCGGCTGGCGGCAACCGGCATCGAACAGATCGTCGTCGTGCCGTTTGCGCATCGGACCCTGCCGGTCTCAGTCGTCAGGGTGATCGTGCCCGGCCTGGAGGTCGATATCTCGGGCCAGTACATCCAGCTCGGCATGCGCGCGGTCAACACCATGAGAGGAGCCCAGTCATGA
- a CDS encoding GlxA family transcriptional regulator: MRQFPTEIGLLVYPGSQAAAVLGMTDLLTYAERQTRLQTDGKMPSLRITHWQKEPNDSIPTCIFDTAPGKENAPSVLVIPPGLGELASKETAREYSKWLHALHAQGTCLASVCKGAFLLAETGLLTDRTATTHWAYEQEFRLRFPEVVVDTDRLIIDDGDLITAGGAMSWIDLTLRLVDRFLGPSIMISTARAFVIDPPGREQRNYSAFSPRLDHGDLAILKVQHWLQAHDGKEMSLAALSAQAGLERRTFIRRFQKATGLTTGDYIQRLRVGKARELLQFSKLPVEKIAWEVGYNDPSAFRKVFGKITGLSPGDYRQRFGV, encoded by the coding sequence ATGAGACAGTTTCCGACCGAAATCGGTCTCCTGGTCTATCCAGGCTCGCAGGCGGCGGCAGTCCTGGGCATGACCGACCTCCTGACTTACGCTGAGAGACAAACCAGACTGCAAACCGATGGCAAAATGCCTTCGCTAAGGATCACGCATTGGCAAAAAGAGCCGAACGACAGCATTCCAACGTGCATTTTCGACACCGCGCCCGGGAAAGAGAACGCCCCGAGCGTCCTCGTTATCCCACCCGGTTTGGGAGAGCTTGCTTCGAAAGAGACTGCGCGTGAATATTCCAAATGGCTGCATGCGCTTCACGCGCAAGGCACCTGCCTTGCCTCAGTGTGCAAAGGGGCCTTCCTACTTGCAGAGACCGGATTGTTGACCGATCGAACCGCAACCACGCATTGGGCTTATGAACAAGAATTCCGATTGCGGTTCCCGGAAGTTGTCGTCGATACCGATCGGCTCATCATCGATGACGGTGATTTGATAACGGCAGGCGGCGCCATGTCATGGATCGACCTGACCCTCAGACTTGTCGACCGTTTTCTCGGCCCATCCATCATGATCAGCACAGCGCGCGCATTTGTGATTGACCCCCCGGGGCGCGAGCAAAGGAACTACAGCGCCTTTTCACCCAGGCTCGATCACGGAGACCTGGCTATTTTGAAGGTTCAACATTGGCTTCAGGCGCATGATGGCAAGGAGATGAGTCTTGCCGCTTTGTCCGCTCAAGCAGGACTTGAGCGGCGGACGTTCATTCGTCGCTTCCAAAAAGCGACGGGACTCACAACGGGGGATTACATCCAGCGGCTTCGCGTCGGCAAGGCACGTGAGCTTCTACAGTTCAGCAAGCTGCCCGTCGAAAAGATCGCGTGGGAGGTCGGTTACAACGATCCGAGCGCTTTTCGTAAAGTTTTCGGCAAAATCACAGGTCTTTCTCCCGGTGATTATCGACAGCGCTTCGGTGTCTAA
- a CDS encoding cysteine hydrolase family protein, which produces MSMRAIIAIDLQKDYLSSGRHALVGIDQATANAVKVLDAARASGDRVIHVRHEGKADAPFFAKGTTGVDFIPAVEPKSGETVITKHYPNSFRETDLKQQLDAEGIQEVVLVGAMSHMCIDATSRASVDYGYDTIIVHDACATRDLSFDGQLISAAQVHAAYMGALAAGYGRVIAVSELLSA; this is translated from the coding sequence ATGAGCATGCGTGCAATCATCGCCATCGACCTTCAGAAGGATTATCTGTCATCGGGAAGACACGCTCTTGTCGGAATTGATCAGGCAACTGCCAATGCAGTCAAAGTGTTAGACGCCGCACGCGCATCCGGGGACAGGGTGATCCATGTACGCCACGAAGGCAAAGCCGATGCTCCGTTTTTTGCGAAGGGCACAACGGGTGTCGATTTCATACCAGCCGTTGAACCAAAGAGCGGTGAAACCGTCATCACAAAGCACTATCCGAACTCATTCCGGGAAACGGACCTGAAGCAGCAGCTGGACGCAGAAGGTATCCAGGAGGTCGTGCTGGTCGGCGCGATGAGCCATATGTGCATCGATGCCACCAGCCGTGCGTCTGTTGATTACGGCTATGACACCATCATCGTCCATGACGCCTGCGCCACCCGTGATCTCAGTTTTGATGGCCAGCTCATCTCGGCCGCGCAGGTTCATGCCGCATATATGGGCGCGCTTGCTGCTGGCTACGGTAGGGTCATTGCCGTGAGCGAACTCCTGTCAGCTTAA